CTTGTAGAAATCCTCCATGTCGTACTTCGACGCCGGGTTGACCTTGGCCACCTGCGGCGTCGATGCGCTCAGGCGGTCATACGCCTCCATCATCTGCGCGCCGCTGATATCGAGTTCAGCGGCAATGGCGGAAAGATGCAGCACCGCGTTGGTGGACCCGCCGGTCGCCATCAGCACGCGAATGGCATTTTCGAGGGCGGAGAAAGTGATGATCTTGTCCGCTGTCACCTGCTGCCGGACAAGCGCAACGATGGCCTGACCGGTCGCCTCGCCGAGGCGGAAGCGGTCGTTATAGACGCCGGGGACCAGGGCCGCACCGGGCAGCGACATGCCCATGGCCTCGGCCATGCAACACATCGTGTTGGCGGTGCCGTAGAACGCGCAGGAACCGCAGGTCGGCCCGCAGGACTCCTCAAGGTCGCCGTAGGTCGCCGCGTCGATACGTCCGCTCTTGAGCATGCCAAGACCCTCGGAGAGCGTCGTCAGGTCGGACTTGCGGCCGTCGAATTCGACGCCGCCGAGCATCGGCCCACCCGGCAGCAGGATCGCCGGAATGCGCAGGCGCGCGGCGGCAATCAGCATACCGGGGACGATCTTGTCGCAGGACCCGAGCAGGACAATGCCATCGAGCCGGTGCGCCTCGACCATTACCTCGATGTCATTGGCGATCAGGTCGCGCGAAGGCAGGATGAAATGCATGCCGGCATGCCCCTGCGCGGTGCCGTCGCAGGCAGCGATGACGCCGAACTCGGCGACCGTGCCGCCGGCCATGTGAATCCCCTTGCGCACGTGCTCGGCAACCTGGCGCAGGTTCGTATGACCGGGGACGAGATCGTTCCAGGAATTGGCGATACCGATGATCGGCCGCTCGAGATCGTCCTCCGAATAGCCGGCCGATTTATAGACGCTGCGATTGAAACACCATTCGGGCTTGCCCAGGATATCGCCACTGCGAGTCGTCATCTGCCATTCTCCAAAATATCAAACCGGCATCAGGCCGCGCGCTTTGGCCAGCGTAATGGCGGCATCCTCGATCATGTCCTCCTGCCCGCCGACCATGCGGCGCCGGCCAAGCTCCATGACGATCTCGCGCGCCGGAACGCCGTATTTCTGCTCGGCCCGCTTGGCAAACAGCAGGAACGAGGAATAGACACCGGCATAGCCGAGCGTCAGCGCATCGCGATCGACGCGCAGCGGCCGATCCATCATCGGCACGACGATGTCCTCGGCAACGTCCTGCGCCTTGAAGAGGTCGATACCGGTCTCGATGCCCATGCGGTTGCAGACGGCGACGAACACTTCCAGCGGCGTGTTGCCGGCGCCGGCACCGAGCCCGGCGGCGGCGGCATCGATGCGGTTGGCGCCGCACTCGACCGCGGCGACCGAATTGATCACGCTAAACGACAGATTGTGATGCCCATGGAATCCGATCTCGGTATCGAAGCGGAGCGCTTCGCGCACCGCCGTGATCCGCGCGCGCACATCCTCAGGCAGCATGAAGCCGGCCGAATCGGTGACGTAGACGCAATTGGCGCCGTAGGACTCCATCAGCCGCGCCTGTTCGGCCAACTGCTCGGGCGAGGCCATGTGCGCCATCATCAGGAAGCCGACGGTATCCATCCCCAGGCGACGCCCCAGGCCGATATGCTGTTCCGATACATCGGCCTCGGTGCAATGCGTCGCGACACGGATCGTGCCGACGCCAAGCCCATGGGCCATGCGCAGGTGATCGACGGTGCCGATCCCGGGGATGAGCAGCGCCGACACCTTGGCTTGCCGCATCAGCGGGATGACCGCCGACAAATATTCCTCGTCGCTGAAGGCCGGAAAACCGTAATTGACCGAGGCGCCGCCGAGACCGTCGCCGTGCGTCACCTCGATCAGCCGGACACCGGCGGCATC
The uncultured Propionivibrio sp. DNA segment above includes these coding regions:
- the dmpG gene encoding 4-hydroxy-2-oxovalerate aldolase; the protein is MNVMTRKVTVHDMSLRDGMHAKRHRITLDEMRAIACGLDAAGVRLIEVTHGDGLGGASVNYGFPAFSDEEYLSAVIPLMRQAKVSALLIPGIGTVDHLRMAHGLGVGTIRVATHCTEADVSEQHIGLGRRLGMDTVGFLMMAHMASPEQLAEQARLMESYGANCVYVTDSAGFMLPEDVRARITAVREALRFDTEIGFHGHHNLSFSVINSVAAVECGANRIDAAAAGLGAGAGNTPLEVFVAVCNRMGIETGIDLFKAQDVAEDIVVPMMDRPLRVDRDALTLGYAGVYSSFLLFAKRAEQKYGVPAREIVMELGRRRMVGGQEDMIEDAAITLAKARGLMPV
- the ilvD gene encoding dihydroxy-acid dehydratase → MTTRSGDILGKPEWCFNRSVYKSAGYSEDDLERPIIGIANSWNDLVPGHTNLRQVAEHVRKGIHMAGGTVAEFGVIAACDGTAQGHAGMHFILPSRDLIANDIEVMVEAHRLDGIVLLGSCDKIVPGMLIAAARLRIPAILLPGGPMLGGVEFDGRKSDLTTLSEGLGMLKSGRIDAATYGDLEESCGPTCGSCAFYGTANTMCCMAEAMGMSLPGAALVPGVYNDRFRLGEATGQAIVALVRQQVTADKIITFSALENAIRVLMATGGSTNAVLHLSAIAAELDISGAQMMEAYDRLSASTPQVAKVNPASKYDMEDFYKAGGVPRVMQAILPLLHRDCLTVSGASVEENLAGYRYKYPANPDVINTMERPFGNQKGLAILRGNLAPQTAVTKPAAIDPAMHVFRGTARVFDSEEAAEAAILDGRIQAGDVVVIRYEGPKGGPGMREMFKAMKYIYGMGLAKKTALITDGRFSGTNNGCFVGHISPEAADGGPLAAVCDGDRISIDIPKGLLQLHVPDEEIAARLAEWRRPPPRFTRGYLGIYSRLASSAADGAVLRAPA